Part of the Trichoderma asperellum chromosome 1, complete sequence genome is shown below.
CCGAGCATTTTCGTCAAGTGGATGCCCTGATTCGTTTGGTGCGATACTCGGGGAGCTTGGACGATTTTCTCAGCCCTCATCTTTTCTCCAAAGCCGAATCAATCTAGATCGTTGGCTGACACGCGTTTCACTTGTTATAGACATTCGCACTTGGTTCCAAAACGTAGAGCAGCACGCCACCGAGGGCGTCAACAAGATTTTAATCGGCAACAAGTGCGATTGGGAAGATAAGCGAGTCGTGTCCACTGAGCAGGGTCAGGCGCTGGCGGACGAGCTCGGCATTCCCTTCCTCGAAGTCTCGGCCAAGAGCAACATCAACATCGACCAGGCCTTCTACAGCCTCGCTGCCGATATCAAGAAGCGCCTCATCGACAACCAAAAGACCGACGCTGGCGTCTCATCAGGCGTCAAGGTTGGAGAGCAGAGCGacaacagcggcagcaagtgctgctaaaataaaacaaaaaacacagactaaaaaaaagtaaaaaaaaaaagagttaaaAATAGGAGGATTGACAAGTCATGCACAGCACGCACAGACATACCAGGCATAACGTTGATTTGAGAGTGTATTTGACGTATGATATAATGGAGACGGCAGAGCAACGCGATCAAGATATACGAGCTGTTATGAGGCCTGCAGTTCACTATTTACCAACTGCAAGCCAGTAATGACATTTCGGACATGAGGGTCATGAGAGtttccttgtttttcttttattaattcatTTTAAAACTCCCAAAGCCACTCGGCGAACTTTGAAAAATCCGCCTCACAAACCTAACCCAACTTTAGAGAGAGAGCTATAATGGTTTCGGAGTTTCTGCggtcttcctttttcttttcccacttacccttgcctttgccctttttccctttgtgctttttttgcttcgctaatctttgtctctttttttttttttttttctcccttcttttcttcattaatttgggttttaatatacaaaaaaaaactattactgCTACTGTGCCCCTGACTGTTTTTCATGTAACGGCTAAGCCGTGCTGCTGTATTTCGCTTGGGAGTCTGGCATAATACGGCAAAGATACAAAGAGCGAATGAGATAGACTGAAAGTGACGAGTGTCACAATAGAGAGAAAGggatggaagaggaagaaagaggaagatgtgGGCGACATGAATGAGAGAGACcagttgtgtgtgtgtgtgtgtgtgtgtgtgtgtgtgtgtgtgtgtgtgtgtgtgatttTGTAAACTTTGGGTTACGCTCAAGAGGAACACTGAACGAATTAAAGCATGTATGCGATAATAAAGACAATTAGGATGATGATTGCGATTATGATGGGAGATGAGATAAAGATGGCTAAAGCTACCAGTTTATTATTGATGcataaactatatatctgGCTGGTTGCGGCCGCAGCGTCCTCAGCGCTCTGTTGTTCCAGCTCTGTTGAAAGCGCCTCGCCTCTGCCCCATCGGTGCATGCCAGCACGAACCGGCCCTTGAGCTTTTCCTCTGTATCGCGATCGTTGAGCTTAAATGATGGGCTCGGCTGCTTGTTGGATGCTGTTTCATggtcctcgccctcctcatcttcatcaacatccCTTTTACTTGTgcctcttgttcttgttggaGCTTGCTCCGGACTGTTCATCTTGAGATGCTGAGGCGCCGATATTGGCCACCTTAGTCCTCTgctttctccatcttgacGAATGAATTGATGCAGCTCCCCAGCGCTCAGAGTAGGCGGGTAGACCTCCAGCATCAACACGTGCGGCACTTCGCCGAATCCGAGGTTCTCGACCATGCCGGCTAAACGCTTCGCCCACGGCCGCGCAAGGGTAACTTTTCTGCGCTGAACCGGAAGAGTTTCCAGAGAACCAGGGGCAATGGTAAACGAGTTTGCCAAGTCGACTACGCTCTCTGTGCTGCTGGGCAagtcagaagaagaaacgatTGCATCACTGATGGTTTCAGtaactgctgctgttgttgatgatgatgatgatgctgctgctgctgctgaaggaGAAGTAAGAGACACTTTGAGAGCCGCCGGGACGCTGCTTTCCCAAAGGCCACTTGCAGACCGCAGCTTGAAGCCGTTGAGTTTATGCAGCCGGACGAGCCTATCACGGTACGATGCGGCAGCCTGTGCCGAGCCAAAGGTGAGTAGGTAACGGCCAAGTGGTTCGAAGGAATCTGGAGTGCGTTGCATTTGGACTATAGAAAGCAAGGTTTAGTTAGCGATAATCAATCAAAAGAAGCCTTGTGGCTGCCCGGTTTCTTTCTAACGCTACCTTTCTTGATCACGCTCTGCCAATTAGACAAGTCGTTGGGCGCAATCCGATAAAAGTCGGCTGCGTTGAGATTGGACGACAGGCCGTCGATGACGAGCATCACCAGTGACGAGTCCTTTGTGCCCTGTGGATTCTGGACATTGCGCCGCGGGGCGAAGATGCTGGCGGGCCTTGGAATGGCGAGGGCAGCGTTTATCGCGCTGTCGTTGCCGTCTGCTCGTCTTTGGgctctttctcttcgctgAAGCTGTGGCCAGTAGTCTCCGCCGCTCTTTGAATCTCCACCTCCGTCTCCATCCCCATGTTCGTCTCTGTCGCTTTTGCTAGTAGTTGTGCGAGGTCGTCGAGGCCGCCGATCTACGCGGGGCGCATTACTGCTCGATTCGAGCCTCGTTCGATAATGGGGGGTTTGGCCTTCAGCCGTAGAACGACGAGAAGCTGTGCGCTGACGATTCGTTTCGaagccatcttcgtcttttccCCCGTCGCCATTGCTATTCGTGCCGAAGCGTCTGCAAGGGCAGAGAATCTGGCGAGAAGAGCCGCACAGATTAGCGAGCGTCGCTGTCGCCCGAGGAGTCCATCGAGGGCTGATCATCCGGACTGGTGGCCGGCAAGAGGCCACATTGAGCTCGAGCTCTTTGCCCTgctaaagagagagagaaagggagaaaagagagtgGTGAAGAAATAGGTAGAAGAGggggcctttttttcttctttcttttggtgTTTTAGGACATGACGTCGGGCAAGGTCCAGGATAGTCTGTCAACCTTCAACTGCTAGTGCACGACAGGTAGTGGGTACATTGATTGATTTCATTGATTGCTTCAAATGGGCGTACAGAGGCTTAGAGATCCCGCATTATCGCAGAAACATGacttactatttttttatatttctatatatgTTGTAAGTGAACTGAACTCGAAATCTTTTTTGTTCTACTATAGACCAAGAGTGCAATTTCAATTGGCGAAAACTTTGATTTTCTTACAACCTACAAGTACACTCTACACCCGAAACTGCGAGCTAGTACACGATAGGTATTGCAGCTACTAAAATGGAAAATTCTTAGAAGGGTCCTTCCATATTTCAAGCAGCCCACTCGTACCTCCCGAATCTCATGTAAATCCTCGTGCCTGGCAACTTCATTAATTTCTTCAagcccctcttcttcttctttccttcttctttctctcttcatcaccatctttgtttttctctttctcctaaTTCATAACATACACAGAcacatacaaaaaaaaaaaaaaaaaaaagaaggatgctaaaaaaaagcatcgaCGCCAAAGTGCGTCCTCTTTCAAACGTCAGTCTTGAAAGGGCCAGTCTTCTGGGCGCCGCTCGTATCTACGTCAGCAAAGACTCTCTCATCGCACTCACAGGAGGCCTTGACAGCGGTCGACCGTGTATTGTCGAGAGTCTGCAAACAGGTGATGCCTCTAGCAACGCTTCTGACGGAGAGACTAGCAAAAAACGACGCGAAGCCTCACTATGGGCTCTCCCGGAAAAGAACGTCAGTGCCAATGttgtgatgatgacgagggcGTTTCAGGAGGCCACGGGATTCAAACTGGGAGATGTAGTGAGGATCTCGCTCGCAGAGCCCGCCGTGGTGCCTGACGCAGAAGAAGTTGTTGTCCAAGATGCTACCAGTGAGGCGGATCAGCAGAAGGACACGGCTGCAGATTCAAAACACCCCCCCTCTTGGGAGTTTTCCATCAGCGTGTCTCTCGATCGTGCGGAACAAGTGTTTCCCGGTATGACTCTCGAAGGCGTCAATATCAACAAGCTGCGTCGAACGTTCAAAGTCATCTCCGTCAATGGACAGTCTCACAATCTAGCTCGCTTCAAAATCACCTCGTCTTCAGTACGGATTCTTCAGCCTGGAGAGGACAAAGAAGCTGCCGAAGATGCACAAGTAGCTTCTGAAACATCCGGCCCATTGGTTGTTACTGGAGTCCCGGGTTTGTCCACTCAAATCAACACCATCAACCAGTTTCTGAGAGGCTTTGGCCGGCCATTCTGGGTTCCCAACGAGCGCGAGTCTTGCGGCTTCGTCATTCATGGAGGCCATGGCACCGGCAAAACTTTTATTCTCCAGCGCATTGCCGCTACCAACTGGGGTCGCGTTCACTGGATCAAGCCCTCAGACAAGTTGTCATCCATCCGGGAGACGTTTAAGCAGGCGCAGTCTCAACAGCCAAGTCTCCTTTTCATTGACGGCCTCGAGGATATTCTCGCCAAAGACCGTTCCAACCGCGACTCTGTCATCGAAGCTCTCGGCGAAGAACTCGATAACCTCTCTGCGGCGGCTTCTGCCTCCAATGCTCTGCCTCGTGTAGTAGTCATTGCCACATGCCAGGATTATCTAGCTGACGTACCGGCTAAGCTTCAGAAACGCTCGCGTTTCCGTGAGAACATTGCTCTGCCTATCCCCCGAGCAACGGAGCGCCTCGAGATATTACGCTTCTTCAACCCGCCGTTAAGAGCTGAGGAGAAGGAGTCGTGCCTAATCAGCTTGGCATCAAAGACACACGCATATAATGGAGACGATCTTGCCAATCTAGTTTTGAACGCCAAGAAAATCCTCGGAAACAGATTAGACGAGGAAGCTGTTGTCGACGCCGTTGTCGAGGGTGTTAACAACGTTGATATCAATGGCGCAGAAGAACCAGCTTCTCAGGCAAAACAGCCACAACAACACTTTCTTACTTCACAAGACATGGAGCAAGCCCTTCGCATCACTCGCCCCACAGCCATGCACGACATAAACTTGAAGCCACCCACCATTCACTGGCAGGACGTCGGCGGTCAAGAATCCCTCAAGAAAGTCCTCTCTCGCATGATCAAAAACACAAAGGTAGGCTTTTATACAATTTTATTCCTCTATTTGGTGAATCTTGTGACATTGACCAACATGGTTAGGATACCAACCCATCTTCTCGCCATGTCCTCCGTCAACCCCCTAAAGGCCTCCTCCTCTACGGACCTCCTGGCTGCTCCAAGACTCTCTCTGCTCAAGCTATGGCTACTGAGTCTTCTTTCAACTTCTTTGCCGTCAAGGGTGCTGAGCTGCTCAACATGTACGTTGGTGAATCTGAGCGTGCCGTCCGTACGCTTTTTGAACGTGCCCGTGCTGCTGCCCCTTCCATTATCTTCTTTGATGAAATAGATTCTATTGGTGGCAGTCGAACAGGGGGCAAcggagccgccgccgccaggaGCTCTGGCTCTGTAAACATGCTCACAACTCTCCTCACTGAGATGGATGGCTTCGAGTCCCTCACTGGCGTCCTAGTCCTGGCTGCTACAAACCGCCCTGAAGCTATGGATCCAGCTCTGCTTCGTCCCGGACGTTTTGATCAAATCCTCTACGTTGGACCCCCTGATCTCTCTGCCAGAGAAGCCGTCTTTGGCGTGCATCTGCGCGGCCTCGCCCTCGCATCGGACGTGGAAATCCCCGAGTTGGCGCGTATCACAGACGGTTATTCAGGAGCcgaaattaaagctatatgcAACGAGGCTGGGCTGGCGGTGCTCGACAGatgtgatgaagatgagacaGGCACTGAGAAGATGGAAATCAGAATGGCGGATTTGGTGGCCGCAG
Proteins encoded:
- the YPT2 gene encoding GTPase Ypt2 codes for the protein MPAPSNRNYDFLIKLLLIGDSGVGKSCCLLRFSEDSFTPSFITTIGIDFKIRTIELDGKRVKLQIWDTAGQERFRTITTAYYRGAMGILLVYDVTDERSFANIRTWFQNVEQHATEGVNKILIGNKCDWEDKRVVSTEQGQALADELGIPFLEVSAKSNINIDQAFYSLAADIKKRLIDNQKTDAGVSSGVKVGEQSDNSGSKCC
- a CDS encoding uncharacterized protein (EggNog:ENOG41) encodes the protein MISPRWTPRATATLANLCGSSRQILCPCRRFGTNSNGDGGKDEDGFETNRQRTASRRSTAEGQTPHYRTRLESSSNAPRVDRRPRRPRTTTSKSDRDEHGDGDGGGDSKSGGDYWPQLQRRERAQRRADGNDSAINAALAIPRPASIFAPRRNVQNPQGTKDSSLVMLVIDGLSSNLNAADFYRIAPNDLSNWQSVIKKVQMQRTPDSFEPLGRYLLTFGSAQAAASYRDRLVRLHKLNGFKLRSASGLWESSVPAALKVSLTSPSAAAAASSSSSTTAAVTETISDAIVSSSDLPSSTESVVDLANSFTIAPGSLETLPVQRRKVTLARPWAKRLAGMVENLGFGEVPHVLMLEVYPPTLSAGELHQFIRQDGESRGLRWPISAPQHLKMNSPEQAPTRTRGTSKRDVDEDEEGEDHETASNKQPSPSFKLNDRDTEEKLKGRFVLACTDGAEARRFQQSWNNRALRTLRPQPARYIVYASIINW